In the genome of Bradysia coprophila strain Holo2 unplaced genomic scaffold, BU_Bcop_v1 contig_232, whole genome shotgun sequence, one region contains:
- the LOC119077117 gene encoding general transcription factor IIH subunit 3, translating to MEADTQTSDNKEKECSLLVIVLDTNPSQQIVRRNPQTVDRNARTPISLILDSVCSFSNAHLMQRPQNKLAVLDCHHHATEFLYPTPGRPLDIRQVDGQYEVFTLVEKTIKQKMSEIISSAPKMSSPCESLLAGSIAMALSYIARLERNKPLGSRINARILVVTGSNECASQYMTYMNVFFTAQKQNIVLDVCALDKSLTLLQQGCDITGGQYLRLPQLEGLLQYLLWVFLPDPATRLKLVLPPPVKVDYRAACFCHRELIDIGYVCSVCLSIFCKFSPICTTCHTVFKNPTPIAGKPKKKKTRPSM from the exons ATGGAAG ccGACACTCAAACATCCGACAACAAGGAAAAGGAGTGCAGTCTGCTTGTAATAGTTTTAGATACAAATCCGTCACAGCAAATAGTTCGACGAAATCCACAAACCGTTGATCGGAATGCTCGAACACCGATTTCTCTAATCCTTGATTCCGTTTGTTCATTTTCCAATGCTCACCTTATGCAACGACCACAAAATAAACTAGCGGTGCTAGATTGTCACCATCATGCGAC TGAATTTCTATATCCAACACCAGGTCGACCATTAGACATACGACAAGTTGACGGTCAATATGAAGTGTTTACACTGGTGGAAAAgacaatcaaacagaaaatgtcAGAAATAATATCAAGTGCACCGAAGATGTCGAGCCCATGCGAATCGTTACTAGCTGGGAGCATAGCCATGGCATTAAGTTACATAGCACGTCTGGAACGAAATAAGCCGCTAGGTTCTCGAATCAATGCTAGAATTTTGGTAGTTACTGGCAGCAATGAGTGTGCATCACAGTACATGACCTACATGAATGTATTTTTCACCGCCCAAAAGCAGAACATTGTACTTGATGTATGCGCATTGGATAAGTCGTTGACCTTATTGCAGCAAGGTTGCGACATAACGGGTGGACAGTATTTACGATTACCTCAATTGGAAGGTCTGTTGCAGTATCTGCTGTGGGTGTTCCTGCCGGATCCTGCGACTAGACTGAAATTGGTTTTACCTCCGCCAGTTAAAGTTGATTACCGAGCTGCTTGTTTTTGTCATCGTGAACTTATCGACATTGGTTACGTTTGCTCCGTTTGTTTGTCAa TCTTCTGTAAATTCAGTCCGATATGCACCACATGCCA taCCGTCTTCAAAAATCCAACTCCGATTGCCGGTAAgccaaagaaaaagaaaactcgACCATCGATGTAA